A stretch of DNA from Pseudomonas sp. HN11:
TGTACGCTCCAGCGTATTCATCGCCATCCACGGGCAATGCGCGCAACTGCGGCACGCGGCACCGTTACCGGCGGTAGGCGCTTCGACAAAGACTTTATCCGGACACAGCTGCTGCATCTTGTAGAAGATGCCGCGATCAGTGGCGACGATGAAGGTCTTGTTCGGCAGGCGCTGAGCGGCAGCAATCAATTGGCTGGTCGAACCTACGGCATCCGCCAGTTCGATCACCGATGTCGGCGACTCGGGGTGCACCAAAATCGCAGCATCCGGGTACAGCGCCTTCATGTCTTCCAACTGCTTGGACTTGAATTCCTCGTGGACGATGCAGGCACCGTCCCACAGCAGCATGTCGGCACCGGTCTGACGCTGGATGTAGGTGCCCAAGTGCTTGTCCGGGCCCCAGATAATCGTCTCGCCGTTGTCCATCAGGCTTTCGACGATTTCCAGCGCGCAACTGGAGGTCACGACCCAATCGGCCCGGGCTTTGACCGCCGCCGAGGTGTTGGCATACACCACCACGGTGCGTTCGGGATGTTGGTCGCAGAACGCCGAAAACTCATCCACCGGGCAACCCAGGTCCAGGGAGCACGTGGCTTCCAGCGTCGGCATGAGGATGCGCTTTTCGGGGGTGAGGATCTTGGCGGTCTCGCCCATGAAACGCACGCCGGCAACCAATACGGTCTTGGCCGGGTGGGCGGCGCCGAAGCGGGCCATTTCCAGGGAGTCGGAGACACAGCCGCCGGTTTCTTCAGCCAGGGCTTGAATGACCGGATCACAGTAGAAGTGGGCAACCAGCACCGCGTCTTGCGCCTTGAGCTCGGCGGCGATGGCGGTACGCAGGCTCGCCTCCTCGTCAGCGCTGAGGGTTTTGGGCTGCTTGGCGTCTAGGTGGGCTTGAACCAGAAGGCGTTCGGAAATTTGCGTCATGTTCGCAAGACCTGCAGGCGCAGTTGCGCGAAAGTCGAGTGTACCACCGGCTCTGGAGCCCTTCGGGCGCCGCCGGACGAAGTGATTGTGTTCATCAAGCATGGGTTAAGGTGAAGCTCGGCAAGGCTACAGAATATCGAATGGTTTCAAAAGCCTAATCTGGTATTCGCCTGCGCCTGCATTGGGCAAAAAAACGGGAAACGCCACTTGGAGTTTCCCGTTTTTACCGCCGGTTATTTATCAAAAACGGTAAGTCACCGAGCCACCGAACCCGTTGGCACTGTTTTCATATTTGGCATCGTAAGTCAGGCCAACCTGGGAAAGGTTCTGCCGCACCTTGATCGGTTCTTCCTTGAGGTAGGAATACGCCACATCGAAAGTCAGGTTGTCGACGGGTGTCCAACCTGCACCGAGGCTGAAAACAGTGCGATCCCCTGTAGGAATCCGCACGGAGCGGTCGGTATTGTTGGTAGGCGTCTGGTCCACCGAGAAGCCGGTCCGCAGTACGAGTTCTTTGTTGACCCGATAGGCTGCACCGATGGCGTGTGACCACGTGTCATGCCAGTGCTGCTGCTCTGTGATCGAGCCCAGGCCACCGAATTGAGCAGTGAGATCGGAGACTCCATCGTTGTTGATGGTGATCTTCTTCAACTGACTCCAACGGGTGTAGGTGCTGCCGAGGTACAAGGTCCAGTCATCATTGAGTTGATGGGTTACCGAGAAATCCACCGAAGAGGGCGTTGTCACATCCAGGCTGGCGTCATACTTTTGCGGCCCACCGTCGAAGGCATCGGAAATCAAGCCGGACGCATGGGTCTTGCCGCTGAGATGGTAGACCACCTGAGAGTGGTAGGTCACGCCGATGCGTGTGCTTTCGAGGGGTTGCACCAGGATACCGGCGTTGAACCCGGTGGCATTGTCGTCACCTTTGACTTTCACGCTTTCACCCGCGCCGCCACCCAGCGGCACATTGGAATCCAACTCGCCACTGATGCGGTTGAAGGTCGGGCCGAACCCCACTGATACCTTGTCGTTGAAGGCATAGCTGACCGTCGGCTGCACGGTGATGACCTGGACCTTACTCTTATTGCCGAAACCATTGCCCTGGAAGCTGTGCTCATAGTCGGTCACCAGGCCGAACGGCGCGTAAATGCCCAGGCCGAACGCCCAATGGTCATCAATCGGCGTGACTAGGTAACCCATCGGCACGGCAATGCCGGGCACCATGTCGCCCTTGTTGGTGCCGGGGTTCTCGGCACCGAACTGCGAGGAACTGGCGTCTTTGATATTGGTTTTGGCATCGAGGTAAGTCGCGCCCAGGCTGACTTCATTGTGCTTAAGGCGAGACATGCCGGCGGGGTTGCCGAACACGGTACTGGCGTCTTCGGCCGATGAGGAGCGACCGGCATAGCCCGTCCCCATTGAACTGATGCTTTGTTCATTGAGCGCGAAACCACCGGCGAACAGCTGGGTTGAGGCAAGGGAAACGGCGAGCGCCAAGGCGCCCTTAAGAGTTTTGTTATTCATTATTAGGACTCGAATTGAGGGGCAGCGACGAGGAAGCTACCAACGTTCGAGCGAGGGGTTTATGAAGAGTTTTTCATGCAGAGAATTGTCGGACAATCCTATGTATATCAGAGACTTTGGATGTTTTGTCGTTCCCAATAATGACCTTGACACCCGATTATGACCCATTGGTTTTGAACAGAGCCTGGCAATGGCTTGGATACAAAAAAACCCCAGGCACTTCATATGCCTGGGGTTTCTGTGTATTCAAACAGGCAAAAAAAAACCCGGAAATCCTCACTTGCGTGGGCCTTCCGGATTTTCTAAACCGCCAAAAATGGTGGGTCGTGTGGGATTCGAACCTACGACCAATTGGTTAAAAGCCAACTGCTCTACCAACTGAGCTAACGACCCGCTGTGTGGTGGCGCGTATAATACTGATTTCTAAGGATTATTCAACACCTTATTTGAAATAAATCAGAAATAACGCGTTGGGTCAGTAATTCCGGCCGCTTCGAAGCCTTCTGCGCGCAGTCGGCAGCTGTCGCATTTCCCACAAGCACGGCCGTCATCGTCTGCCTGATAGCAGGAAACAGTCAGCGAATAATCTACGCCGAGTCCTACGCCAGCCTTGACGATATCGGCCTTGCTGAGGTTTTGCAGCGGCGCCAGGATGCGGAAGCCCTGCCCTTCTACACCGGCCTTGGTTGCCAGGTTGGCCATGCGTTCGAACGACTCGACGAACTCTGGGCGGCAGTCCGGATAG
This window harbors:
- the nadA gene encoding quinolinate synthase NadA, with the protein product MTQISERLLVQAHLDAKQPKTLSADEEASLRTAIAAELKAQDAVLVAHFYCDPVIQALAEETGGCVSDSLEMARFGAAHPAKTVLVAGVRFMGETAKILTPEKRILMPTLEATCSLDLGCPVDEFSAFCDQHPERTVVVYANTSAAVKARADWVVTSSCALEIVESLMDNGETIIWGPDKHLGTYIQRQTGADMLLWDGACIVHEEFKSKQLEDMKALYPDAAILVHPESPTSVIELADAVGSTSQLIAAAQRLPNKTFIVATDRGIFYKMQQLCPDKVFVEAPTAGNGAACRSCAHCPWMAMNTLERTLQCLREGSNEIFVEPSVIPHAVRPLKRMLDFTQAARLKQAGNA
- a CDS encoding OmpP1/FadL family transporter is translated as MNNKTLKGALALAVSLASTQLFAGGFALNEQSISSMGTGYAGRSSSAEDASTVFGNPAGMSRLKHNEVSLGATYLDAKTNIKDASSSQFGAENPGTNKGDMVPGIAVPMGYLVTPIDDHWAFGLGIYAPFGLVTDYEHSFQGNGFGNKSKVQVITVQPTVSYAFNDKVSVGFGPTFNRISGELDSNVPLGGGAGESVKVKGDDNATGFNAGILVQPLESTRIGVTYHSQVVYHLSGKTHASGLISDAFDGGPQKYDASLDVTTPSSVDFSVTHQLNDDWTLYLGSTYTRWSQLKKITINNDGVSDLTAQFGGLGSITEQQHWHDTWSHAIGAAYRVNKELVLRTGFSVDQTPTNNTDRSVRIPTGDRTVFSLGAGWTPVDNLTFDVAYSYLKEEPIKVRQNLSQVGLTYDAKYENSANGFGGSVTYRF